Genomic DNA from Budorcas taxicolor isolate Tak-1 chromosome 5, Takin1.1, whole genome shotgun sequence:
TGGATCTCCTCCTTGGGCGTCCATATTTATACTTGTAAATGTCGGTTCTTCTCTCGACTTAAGAATGCAAAAAGCAGTGAACCAACTTCACAGAGCGCTGCTCTCACGTAAATAAAACCCGATGAAACAGAAAAACGGGTGTTGTCGGCGCCAACGCCTCTCGGGAGACCAGCTTTTGAGTCCTTTCAGCTGCTGACCCAGGGCAGGGTCGGCCCGGCTCCGGACGCACGCCGGGTGGTACCGGGCAGCAGGCGGGCGCGGGCCCAGGCGAAGCCGTGATTCCACCCCGCCTGTCCACTAGTCCGCCGGCGGGCCCCGGCCGAAACGCCTGGCCCGGCCTGCGCTGACTGCCCGGAGAGCCCGCCCTGGGCCGGGATGCCGCCGCCCCCACAACTGCTGGCCCCCGGAGCCACCCGGCACCCCCGGCCCAGGCCGAGCACCCCCTGACTGACGCGTTCTGACGAGGCCGGACCGACCCCGCGGGTCCCGGCGCGACTGGACACGAGCTGGCCCTCGGCGTGGGGGCCCCGCGCCCCCCGGCCCAGCCGCGCCCCCCTCCCCTCGGCGTCCAGCCCAGACCTCCACGGCCCTCTTGGGTCTCCGCCCGCCGCCATCGCTCCTAACCTGTCCCCGCGGGGGCCCGGGCGGCGGAGCGACGACTCCATCCTGCCGCACCGCGAGCGCCGACCGCTTCCACACCCGCGGCAGCTCCTGGCCAGCCTGGCGCAGCCGCCCCGCCCCGCAACCGCACCCCGCATTGTCACCACCGCCCATTGGTCCGCGCGCACGCCGCTCCGCGCCCATTGGCCAACGCACGCCCGACGCTCCACGCCCATTGGTCCGCGCGCCCGCCGCTCCCACCGCCCCCGCGAGTGGGTTTCTAGGGGCGGCGACGCCGCTGGAGGGTTGCTAAGGGCGGGTTGCTACGCGCCGCTGGGTGGGAGCCGAGGTCCACACCCTAGTTGCGGCCAGGCGCCCCGGCTGCCCGCGCTCCCCTGTAGCCAGCCCCGCGGCGGTCAGTACTCAAGAGACCACCCAGGGCGCTTCCTGGGGGGCCGCCCTTCCGATCCCGAGACATTCCCGGAACCACACTTGCCAACCCAGCAGTCCTTCCCAACCATGAGCGGCCGCGCCCCCTACCCGCAGGACGCCTTCTGCCTGCCCTAGTCCTGCGCAGACTTTTAGGACGTCCACGAACTTGCCCTGCACGCTTGCCTGACGGTCTTTTCCATCTCCCGCCCTTGACTGCCTGCCGCCGTCTTCTAACGTCTGTATCTCGTAATGAGATCCGCTGTCGGATCCAGTAAATCTTGTCCCCAACTTATTCGCAGTTTTACGGTCCCTACAGAACATCCTGTCAAAACTCATCGCATGTTGACTTTACGGCGTTCGATTCGGAAGCTAGTGTGGCGTCCacgttttgagtttttaaaacgCAGAAAATGTGGCACAAGCTAGGAGAGCCGAGGTCTGTGCTCGCCGGCCAGCCTCCACTCACTGTGTGACCCTAAACCCGGTTCATTATCTGTGCTTCAAATCCCCACATTGAAAATAATCCCTGCTTGTCTTGCTCTGGCTGGACCTGACAGACTACGTTCTGAAGGCTGAGGCGATGGAGTTAAATGAGAAGATACTTGTATGGGTGGGAGGAAAAGTAAGATATTTTCTTGACTGGACAGTCTCTCTGCATTAATTACAGTAAGAAGTAGTATTTGAAAAGATTACAGatttatttacatacattttaaacaGGACAAGAAATCATTTCCCCACCCTAGTTAATATTTACAGGTTATTTCAActggaaacaaaaaaatcaaaacatagcAACCCTAGGTAACTTAATCATGTCCCGTTTATCTCCCCAGCAACCCCCCTTCACCATATTTATTACATGCTTGCTGCTCTCTCTTCACTCTGCCCTCTGAGATGAGCCAAGACTGCAGGGACAGCAGCTCAACTAGGAAAAGTCACAGTCTGCTCCAAGTTTTTCCATGTACCGGGTCAAAAAGGAAGCAGTCACTGAGCTGGTCCTCAAACATATGGACTGAATTACTTTGAATGAGGTGACTAAAAGAATGAATAGATAATGGCTAAAGGGAACAATTAAGAATGACCATttatggggggagggggaggcagtaTTGCTGCATTAGTGTAGGTCAGAAGCAGGGTTCTCTAAAAACTCTGCAGCCATTTATTTACAGACATTCTAAacagttatatttaaaatttgttaaacAGTTAATACACTAAAAATATGAAGTCAACTGTTTACGATACTAAAAACTGTTTATGacacaagatattttaaaaagcaaatctgGGAATTCAATTCCCTTTTGACTCCAGTGATCAATTTCTTGAGACCACAGATGTCTGGGAAACCAGTCAGTCTTTCACGAGGAACTGGCTTCTGTTCAGCTTTCCCCTCTCCCTGAGGTACGCAAAGAGGTGTCCTCGCCTCCTCCACGTGACCTTTATCCCGTACTTCTCCTCTGGGGTGTCTTTAACCAGAACAGGCCCAGGCTCTGGGCTCTTGGGCGTGCTCGAGTGAAGGGAACAGCTGGGAAGGCTGTTTTCCCTCAGTTCAGAGGGAATGGGCTCTCCCTGCCCCGGGGATCCTGGGGTCTGGATGTCCGGGGGAATGAATGCACATGGGAAGTCTGGAAATGTGTGTGCCGACAGCTCCCTGCAGCTCTGGGGGCTGAGCATGGGCACTAAGGGCCTTCCGGAAATGTCCTTTTCTGGTTGACTGGGGCCATCCCCGATTGCCGGGATCCCGGCTGTGGCTGAACTGGCAAAAAAATGTGGAGTCTCAAACGTTAGACATGGAAACCTGGAGCTGGTAGATTTTCGACTTGAACGCCTTGCATGGTCTCGATGATGATGCTTCCGGTTGCCTGGGAACCAGCTTTCTGCTGTTGTATCAAACTGAGGTGATACCTAAGGATTCCAAAAGAAAGACATAAATGTGAAGCATGCTAACCTAAGGAAACTGCATCAGATGACCAGAATCCTAGAGGCCCACAACAGCAATGGACTTAAAACAGctgcctagggacttccctggtggcacagtgaataagaacctgcctgccaacgcaggggacatgggttcgatccctggtctgagaagatcccacatgctgcagggcaactaaatccatgcaccacaactaccaagTCCAGCTCTAGAACCCaagagccacaactgctgaagttTGAGCGCctacagcccgtgctccacaagagaagccaccacagtgagaagcctgtgcactacaatgaagagcagcccctgctggctgcaactagagaaagcccaagtgtaGCGGCAAATACCCAGCACGGCCAAGAAAACAACAGCTGTCTGTCTTACTGGATAACCATAGGAAGGGATGAgggctttgggcaagttactcagccTCCCTGGCTTCATCACACCCTACGGCTGCAACACATTTAGCCATCTCCCTTTTAGTTCTGAGGGCGGGCCCAGCTGTCTTCTTCACCACTGATGCCCAGCACCTAGCAGAGCGCCTGGCACCTAGAGGACCCCAGTGTAGGAAGAAAGGGCTGAAGGCAGACCAGTGAGTGAGATCAGGCATGGAGAGCAGTGAGCAGGGCCTGGCGCATGGTGAGGACTCTGTACACCTCCGCGTGCTCATGCGTGCTCCCACCAACAGCGCTCCAACATCTACGCTTCCTCCCCACTCCTGAAGCCAGGGGTCCAGTTCTCCCCAACACTCCTGGACCACATCTGTTAGGCGCTCTGGGGCAGAGCTCAGGCTTCTGTCTGGCTCTTCTGCTACACCACTTTCTGAAATCCCATAGCTGTGTTCTCTTCCCAGGCTTCTAAACTGTCAAGACAGAACACATGCCATTTCTGAGAGTTTTTCTTCACTGTTTGGTCCATTAAACAGGAaacagagggactttcctggcagtccatcAGTTGGGACTCtccatttccaatgcaggaggtgtgcattccagccctggttggggagttaagatctcACAGGCCTTCTGGCCAAAAAGAACCAAAgcctaaaacagaaaaaatgttctaacaaattcaataaagactttaaaaatggtccaattaaaaaaaaaaaaatcttaaaaaaaaaaccccaaaacagtaAATAGACTACTTAGCTAAAAATTCCACCTCTAACATGAAGCtcaggaaacaatctcatttttcattcattctgccATTTATCTGGCTTTCTCACCCGGCTTTTCTGGATACTTTTATACTGAACTCTTTCAGGGGCACTGGTGCGGAAAGACTCCAATTCCAGTCCACCCACGCCTCAGCCTGAACTTAGGTGAAAAGATACAGCAGAGAAGATGGCTGAGGACGGCGGGAGAGTGAACACTGCCTCCTTGTCGCTGAGCCCGTGAGGCTCCTAATTCTTTGGCAGCCCTGGTGACGGGGCAGAGTACGCactctgagaagcctggcagagcAGAAATCAAGGCAGGAACCCTACCCAGGAAGTGATGGTGTTGTGGTCCACAGGCTTGCTGGGCACCTGTCTAGTGTGGGTGACCACGGGAGGCTGGGGAGATTGACCGCGGTGTTTGGGGCCCTCCAGTGGTTGTTGGTGGAATAGCAGCTGGGGTTTCTGAGCAGCTTGGCGGCGCTTTTTCCTGGGAGGCATCAACGGGTGAGAGAAGAGCAGTTAGCAACTGCATGATGCTGGCTGTCGGCAGGTCCGGGGAGAGGCTCCACTTCCAACCCATGCCtgcagagaagaaacaaatgCCAGGAGAAAACAACCCGGTGATTCCCCAGCTCCTCCTCACACTCTGCCAGCCATTTCTGCTAGCAGCTCACAGCCCTACCTCAGGAGGTGGGCTGGCATACCTAGCCCAGCTTCCTAAAGCTGCAACACACAGCACTTCCCACTCAACAAACACCGCCCAGTGAAAACTTATCGAGCGCAGCCTAAGCACCATGCCGGTGCTGGGAGTTCAAAGATGAATACCACGTATTGCATCATCATATATGGGGTGCCAATCACTTGTACAGACACGGCCCGTGCCTGTCTTCAAAGAACTGAGAGTCTAGCGGAGGGAGACAGGCAATTACAGCAATGGGAGCCGTGCTTCCCTCCACTCCCCTCGGGGAGGCTCTCTGCGGAGGGTCACACCTGACCTAGGTACAGAAGGGCAGGAAAAGCCAAAGGAcgaggggtgagggtgggggttgggggccgCTCCAGGCTGAGGAGCAGCGCACACAAAGCAGAGACGTGAAGGAGCTCGGGAACTAGGGAGCACATGGAGCTGGACCCAGGGCAGGAGACGACAAAAGCACACAGGCTCGACGTGGCATCAGGGCCAGGTCGGAAGGCCAGCTGGACCACCTGAGTCTGGACTCTGGCCTAAGTAGTCAGGGCAGATTCTAAAGCGGAGGGATATCATCacacttggatttcttttttcaacttttaCCCCAGCTGATTTTGAacacaggaaataaaaaaaataacaaagttaaTAATAGGAGCTGCTATGTGCCCATCACTCAGCTCCAACAGCCATAAACCCACGACCAGTCACAACCCATCCACACCCCAGCCATTTCCCCTACCGATTTATTATTCTCAAAATACGACATTCCCAGTCCTGATGTCATTCCTAGTAACACAACCCatgtaaatatttgaaaactatagGTATTATAGggacttgccttgtggctcagctgctagacaatctgtctgcagtgcaggagacctgagttcgaatcctgggttgggaagatcctctggagaagcgaaaggctacccactctagtattctggcctggagaattccatgaactgtatagtccatggagttgcaaagagtcagacacaactgagtgacttgcaaTTCACTTACAggtattatacatatttatatactagGTGTATTAAGTATACTTATTTATATGCTATATGTATCTACATAAACTATAGTATTCATGTATCTATATACATTCATATGTCTGTGCAAATTCCTTAGATAGTAAAGATCCAGTCTTCACACGTTCAGTTGTCTCATAGGTACCAtaattttttctgtgtgtttttgtctTAAGACAGATCTTAAAGCCAACAGAGGCAAGAGTAAGTGCCCTGGAAGCAGGGGGACCAGTTAGAAGGTTACTGTGTTGTCTGAGAACCACTGGGGCCTGCACCCAGGCTGTGTCAGTAGAGATgggaggctggaggcagaggcaggaTCAACAGGCCCTACCGGGTAATGAAAAGTCTGAGACGGTGTCCAGGAAATCTAATAATAGGAGGGGCCACCAGGCATCCAGGAGAGACAGTCACACAGCAGAGCCGGCGGGTTCCATCAGACAGCCATGATCCTTCATTCAGTGAACAACAAAGCCACACGCTCTGTGTCACTAGGCAGTGGAGAATCAGGTGAAGAAAAATAAGGATGAAGTCTCTACCCTCCGGAATCTAACATTTTAGGAAGAGTACAGGTAGGAAATACAtccatttgctcattcattcattcaacacatatttactgaGGGCCGACTGTGTTCTGGGCATTGTTACGGGTGCTGGAAATATATACCAGGTTACACAATTAAATCCCTGCCCTCGTGGTGCTTATATCTAGTTGGGGGAGTGATTAGAGGTAGCAAGAAAAGTAAAATTGGCATACGGGGCTGAGCTGACCTAGGCCTATTTGAGACAGGGTCATCTGGCAAGGCCTAGCTCAAGAGCGatatttgagcaaagacctgaaggCAGAAACGAGAACAAGCGGACAAGAGAAAGATGTGAGAAAGAATACTGCAGAACCAGTAAGTGCAAAGCCTGCCAGATGGGACTGTGCCTGACACGCTCGGGAAGCAGTAAGGGGCAGCGTGGCTAGACTGGAGAGTGGAAGGAAGAGAAGCCAGTTCACACGACACAAGGCCAAGGCAAGGTCAAGGCCTGGGCTGCATTATTCTCGGTGTGCTAGGAAGTCGCTGCAGGGTTCAGGACAGGGAAGGAGCATAATCTGATTTATACTCTCACAAAATAGCTCTTGGTGCTTTGTAAGGAAAGGTGGGTtgggaagaggaaagtgaaagtgaagtcgctcagtcgtgtctgactcttcgcaaccccacggaccgtagctcctccgtccatgggcttttccgggcaagaatactggagtgggttgccatttccttctccaggagatcttccccacccagggattgaaccagggtctcctgcactgcaggcagacactttactgtctgagccactgagaaGAGGGGGCATGGACAAAGGGAGCAGAGAAGCAAGTCAGAAGGCCCCCACGGGAGCCCAGTGGAGAGACGACAGTGGTGGCAGCATTTCCAGTGAGCAGTGCTCCAGTCAACAGCATGCTCAGAGTCCCCAGCCTCATGGGGACACCACACTGTTTAGCAGTCCTACTGGGTCCTGATCAACTCATTTTCCCCACAAAGATCGTCTTAAAACTTTAGAACTCTTCTCCCAACCAATTGCCTTACTTCCACCTACACAAAGAACCCAGGAGACATCAAAGGAAACACCCTCAGCTTCCAGGAAGCAGATGCATATTTGCACCTACCCTCCTTTCTCTGCTGTAACTAGAGGCCGGTCCCTTTCGCTACAAGGGCCTCGCCTTCTGGCTGGGTTTTGGAGCCT
This window encodes:
- the RHNO1 gene encoding RAD9, HUS1, RAD1-interacting nuclear orphan protein 1 → MPPRKKRRQAAQKPQLLFHQQPLEGPKHRGQSPQPPVVTHTRQVPSKPVDHNTITSWVSPQFDTTAESWFPGNRKHHHRDHARRSSRKSTSSRFPCLTFETPHFFASSATAGIPAIGDGPSQPEKDISGRPLVPMLSPQSCRELSAHTFPDFPCAFIPPDIQTPGSPGQGEPIPSELRENSLPSCSLHSSTPKSPEPGPVLVKDTPEEKYGIKVTWRRRGHLFAYLRERGKLNRSQFLVKD